One Cohnella candidum genomic region harbors:
- a CDS encoding transporter: MQGPTAPPPQFVPQMSAQPFAVDPGGIRRCLYRNTYVWLVNGQQFWFFPTFVGPNSVAGYRWFGFRWSYFGIDLRIIRSFTCF; the protein is encoded by the coding sequence ATGCAAGGGCCGACGGCGCCTCCGCCCCAGTTTGTCCCGCAGATGTCCGCCCAGCCTTTTGCGGTTGACCCCGGCGGCATCCGCCGGTGCCTGTATCGGAACACATACGTATGGCTGGTCAACGGCCAGCAATTCTGGTTCTTCCCGACCTTCGTCGGGCCGAATTCGGTCGCCGGGTACCGTTGGTTCGGCTTCCGATGGTCGTATTTCGGAATCGATTTGCGGATCATCCGATCTTTTACCTGTTTCTAA
- a CDS encoding GIY-YIG nuclease family protein — protein MTIEKQRKKELSNAFAQSFRPMGIFQIRNLENGKIFVGSAMDLNGMRNRVTFMGGLEPPFHELKEDWRKYGGGRFVFEVLDELKPLEDAQPTPEELAKCRKELEGLLELWLEKLQPYGDQGYNKQKTKS, from the coding sequence ATGACGATCGAAAAACAGAGGAAAAAGGAACTGTCCAACGCTTTCGCGCAATCTTTTCGCCCGATGGGCATTTTTCAAATCCGCAATCTCGAAAACGGCAAAATTTTCGTGGGGAGCGCAATGGATTTGAACGGCATGCGGAACCGCGTGACGTTCATGGGCGGGCTGGAGCCGCCCTTCCATGAGCTTAAGGAAGATTGGCGGAAATACGGCGGCGGGCGTTTCGTCTTTGAGGTGCTGGATGAGCTGAAGCCGCTGGAAGATGCGCAGCCCACTCCGGAAGAGCTGGCCAAGTGCCGCAAGGAGCTGGAGGGACTGTTGGAGCTGTGGCTGGAGAAGCTGCAGCCTTATGGGGATCAAGGTTATAACAAACAGAAAACGAAGTCCTGA